A window of Haliscomenobacter hydrossis DSM 1100 contains these coding sequences:
- a CDS encoding ligand-binding sensor domain-containing protein — translation MIALVRNTTWLIFLLLGPLLLMAQKDFHFENYTTRNGLSHNEIRTILRDKQGFLWLGTGNGLNRFDGREFKVYLPNAKVKNALQGASITGLGEDPQGRIWVTNNKGIDIYNPLTDDFSKLDLVSEAALDHSFRVGCFITFDHTGRAIITSGHHNILIVEPDGKQRIIITPEIPKEERPLEFRNQKGNKVYITIPKSKGEVWLSSDHGLFSLRLKDDHFTHYPLKGCTWNFGPGAMYYEKAKERVWMTAFGSGFFYLDVRTGKWGQLRKEIYIQDYISAGQSMAAFGTDYLFLNTPGLYNLKTGSFFFAKHIPDDPYSFPTGTALCAYTDREGILWIGTTVGLVKLDPRLQGFKHVFLEAHPVFDYDNSVFDIFFEPKDKKIYASSFYCGGVYAYDPISKSSEDITSKLPSPLKGTCKILRDSKGKTWITANGTLYEADFVNRRFTPARSAPPPKGARLDPVVPDMEEDADGNIWLAKWGVGPLLYDRKANMLSYLEGDRYADEPNRAYMLCADRARKHIWMCTAGNGIWVYDIKTRKATSIVELKDKDGSVVSVQDASGIECDFEDKIWVSTRLGLVAIDANKKALVLTELNGLANSQIEGLGKDLKGRLWLATASGISMVDPRTLEVRNFDERHGLKLDATLDAFSVLPTGEVCSGTKRGFIIFHPDSVLQYGSALKPIITNFRLEGRTWNEAGQVGNWRENIVLKPSQNTFSIEYAAPNFTLSEDTRFSYYLEGLDKTWSEPQQNKEVTFTSVPPGTYKFCLKARNKDGIWSKQITTLDIVIKPPFWQTAWFIVLINLIIGGLIYGAYRLRTWQIRKEERMKAEFNKRLAEVEMAALRSQMNPHFLFNCLNSINRFIQRNEPDTASAYLTKFSRLIRLVLDNSRSNLVTLRDELEALRLYLELEAMRFVNRFTYHINISPDLDITCLEIPPMIIQPYVENAIWHGLMHKEPKSGEECHLEVRVFPEGKTLVVEVEDNGVGRNMARALKSKSATAQKSHGMAVTAERIQMINQIYQTEASIIIEDLYTPEGKAAGTKVRLTLPLE, via the coding sequence ATGATAGCACTTGTAAGAAACACCACCTGGCTGATTTTTCTGTTACTGGGGCCGCTGCTGCTGATGGCCCAGAAGGATTTCCATTTTGAAAACTACACTACCCGCAATGGGCTTTCACACAACGAAATACGCACCATATTACGCGACAAGCAAGGTTTTTTGTGGTTGGGAACGGGCAATGGGCTGAATCGTTTTGATGGCCGCGAGTTTAAGGTATACCTCCCCAATGCCAAAGTCAAAAATGCTTTACAAGGCGCCTCCATCACCGGGTTGGGTGAAGATCCCCAAGGACGGATTTGGGTGACCAACAACAAAGGAATTGACATTTACAACCCCTTGACCGATGATTTTTCCAAACTAGATCTGGTCAGTGAAGCTGCGCTTGATCACAGTTTCAGGGTGGGCTGTTTCATCACTTTTGATCACACTGGCCGAGCCATCATCACCTCTGGCCACCACAACATCCTGATCGTTGAACCCGATGGAAAGCAGCGCATCATCATTACACCAGAAATCCCCAAAGAAGAACGCCCGCTTGAATTCCGAAACCAAAAAGGCAACAAAGTATACATTACCATCCCAAAATCCAAGGGAGAGGTATGGCTCAGCAGTGATCACGGCCTGTTCAGCCTGCGGCTCAAAGACGACCATTTTACCCATTACCCGCTCAAGGGTTGTACCTGGAATTTTGGACCAGGCGCAATGTATTACGAAAAAGCCAAAGAGCGGGTGTGGATGACGGCCTTTGGTAGTGGATTTTTTTACCTCGATGTACGCACGGGCAAATGGGGGCAATTGCGCAAAGAAATTTACATCCAGGATTACATTTCAGCAGGTCAATCTATGGCTGCATTTGGTACAGACTATCTGTTTTTGAATACGCCGGGCTTGTATAACCTAAAGACAGGTTCATTTTTTTTCGCCAAACACATTCCCGACGATCCCTATTCTTTTCCCACCGGTACTGCGCTTTGTGCCTACACCGATCGGGAAGGTATTTTGTGGATCGGCACTACCGTCGGGCTGGTCAAACTCGATCCCCGTTTACAAGGTTTCAAACATGTTTTTTTGGAAGCCCACCCCGTATTTGATTATGACAATTCGGTCTTCGACATTTTTTTTGAGCCAAAAGATAAAAAAATTTACGCCTCCTCTTTTTACTGTGGGGGAGTATACGCCTATGACCCGATCAGCAAAAGTTCGGAAGACATCACCAGCAAACTACCCAGCCCCCTGAAAGGTACCTGCAAAATCCTGCGCGACAGCAAAGGTAAAACCTGGATTACGGCCAATGGAACACTGTATGAAGCCGATTTTGTCAATCGTCGCTTTACCCCGGCACGGAGTGCCCCTCCACCCAAAGGCGCGCGGCTTGACCCCGTAGTGCCCGATATGGAAGAAGACGCCGATGGCAATATTTGGTTGGCCAAATGGGGCGTTGGCCCCTTGCTCTATGATCGCAAGGCCAACATGCTAAGCTATTTAGAAGGAGATCGTTATGCAGATGAACCCAATCGGGCATATATGCTCTGTGCAGATCGTGCGCGTAAACACATCTGGATGTGTACTGCGGGCAATGGCATTTGGGTCTATGACATCAAAACCCGCAAAGCAACAAGTATCGTTGAACTAAAAGACAAGGATGGTTCGGTGGTAAGTGTACAGGATGCATCGGGAATCGAATGTGATTTTGAGGATAAAATCTGGGTATCTACCCGTCTGGGACTAGTAGCCATAGACGCCAACAAAAAAGCACTGGTTTTGACCGAACTCAATGGTTTGGCCAATTCTCAAATTGAAGGTTTGGGCAAAGACCTCAAAGGACGCCTGTGGCTCGCCACCGCCAGTGGCATTTCCATGGTTGATCCTCGAACACTGGAAGTGCGCAATTTTGATGAGCGGCACGGATTAAAGCTGGATGCAACGCTAGATGCATTTTCAGTTTTGCCTACTGGGGAAGTTTGCTCCGGCACCAAACGTGGCTTTATCATTTTTCATCCCGACTCAGTGCTGCAATATGGTTCAGCATTAAAACCCATCATCACCAATTTCAGGTTGGAAGGGAGAACCTGGAACGAAGCCGGACAAGTTGGCAATTGGCGTGAAAATATTGTGCTAAAACCCAGTCAAAATACTTTTAGCATTGAATACGCGGCTCCCAACTTTACTCTTTCTGAGGACACTCGCTTTAGTTATTACCTGGAAGGACTGGATAAAACCTGGTCTGAGCCCCAGCAGAATAAGGAAGTGACTTTCACTAGTGTGCCACCTGGTACGTACAAATTTTGTCTAAAAGCACGAAACAAGGACGGAATCTGGAGCAAACAAATTACCACTTTAGACATTGTCATCAAACCTCCATTTTGGCAAACGGCCTGGTTTATTGTACTCATTAACCTCATCATTGGAGGCCTCATTTACGGTGCCTATCGCTTGCGCACCTGGCAGATCCGCAAAGAAGAACGTATGAAAGCAGAATTCAACAAAAGATTGGCTGAGGTGGAAATGGCTGCCCTACGCTCTCAGATGAACCCCCACTTTTTATTCAATTGCCTCAATTCGATCAATCGTTTTATCCAACGCAATGAGCCCGATACTGCTTCAGCTTACCTGACCAAATTCAGCCGCTTGATCCGTTTGGTACTCGATAACTCCCGTTCCAACCTGGTCACCTTGCGCGATGAACTCGAGGCCTTGCGGCTGTACCTGGAACTGGAAGCCATGCGATTTGTCAATCGTTTCACTTACCATATCAATATATCGCCTGATCTGGACATCACTTGTCTGGAAATCCCGCCCATGATCATCCAACCCTATGTCGAAAATGCCATCTGGCACGGATTGATGCACAAGGAACCAAAAAGTGGCGAGGAATGCCACCTGGAGGTAAGGGTTTTTCCAGAGGGGAAGACGCTGGTGGTAGAAGTGGAAGACAACGGCGTTGGTCGGAATATGGCCCGTGCTTTAAAAAGTAAATCCGCTACTGCCCAAAAATCGCACGGCATGGCCGTAACCGCAGAGCGCATTCAAATGATCAATCAAATTTATCAAACAGAAGCTTCTATCATTATTGAAGACTTATATACCCCTGAAGGCAAAGCAGCAGGCACCAAAGTGCGATTAACGCTGCCATTGGAATAA
- a CDS encoding LytR/AlgR family response regulator transcription factor codes for MKAILIDDELYCTEVLSSLLSKNCPEVEIVAEFNDSRKALEHLRNAPPDVVFLDIEMPRLNGIDLLQQCLPLQFQVIFTTAYNQYALQAIKLSALDYLLKPIDIEELKEAVKKAKDKTAKPDWRQFEVMDNFAKSPENTPKTIALSTSEGLTFVEVADIVHCQSEGSYTKLFFINNETIMLSKPLKDVSEMLVPCGFLRVHHSYLINLKHIKKYIRGEGGEIITRNGHSVPVSKQKKAEFLEKIAKI; via the coding sequence ATGAAAGCCATCCTCATCGACGATGAACTGTACTGCACCGAGGTGCTTTCGTCTCTGCTGAGCAAAAACTGCCCGGAAGTTGAAATCGTTGCCGAATTCAACGATTCGAGAAAAGCCTTGGAACATCTGCGCAATGCCCCCCCCGATGTTGTTTTTTTGGACATCGAAATGCCCCGCCTCAATGGGATTGATTTGCTCCAGCAGTGTCTCCCGCTGCAATTTCAGGTCATTTTTACCACGGCCTACAATCAATACGCCCTGCAAGCCATCAAATTGAGCGCATTGGACTACCTGCTCAAACCCATCGACATTGAAGAATTAAAGGAGGCGGTCAAAAAAGCCAAAGATAAAACCGCAAAACCCGATTGGCGACAATTTGAGGTGATGGACAATTTTGCCAAAAGCCCCGAAAACACCCCAAAAACCATTGCGTTATCTACCTCCGAGGGCTTAACCTTTGTAGAAGTTGCCGATATTGTGCATTGCCAAAGTGAGGGCAGTTACACCAAACTCTTTTTCATCAACAACGAGACCATCATGCTCTCCAAACCCCTCAAGGATGTCAGTGAAATGCTGGTTCCTTGTGGTTTCCTGCGTGTACACCATTCCTACCTCATCAACCTCAAACACATCAAAAAATACATCCGTGGAGAAGGTGGCGAAATCATTACCCGCAATGGCCATTCCGTGCCAGTTTCCAAGCAGAAAAAAGCAGAATTTCTGGAGAAAATTGCAAAAATTTAG
- a CDS encoding RNA polymerase sigma factor — translation MTTVLSGLTSKTRTSLIPDAVLIQQSIRGDQKAYAQLVTKHERLVRATIGRYIQTHDDAEEVLQDTFLRAFQALPEFRGDAKLSSWLCKIAASVSLNRLRSKQYRKGLTESGEINDGIQIGIRAEGAHTMEKQETSFWLRQAIEQLPESDSEVLHLFYFHERSIEEICQQTGLSESNIKSRLARARQKLKGIIESRFGRELLN, via the coding sequence ATGACAACCGTTTTATCTGGCTTAACATCCAAAACCCGTACATCCCTTATTCCTGATGCCGTATTGATTCAACAATCGATCCGTGGCGATCAGAAAGCTTACGCCCAATTGGTAACCAAACACGAAAGACTCGTCAGAGCTACCATTGGCCGCTACATCCAGACACATGACGACGCCGAAGAAGTATTACAAGACACCTTCCTGCGTGCATTCCAGGCTTTGCCTGAGTTTCGTGGGGACGCCAAGCTCAGTTCTTGGTTGTGCAAAATTGCTGCTTCCGTTTCCCTGAATCGCCTGCGCAGCAAGCAGTACCGCAAAGGACTTACCGAAAGTGGAGAAATCAACGATGGCATTCAAATTGGTATTCGTGCTGAAGGAGCACATACCATGGAAAAACAAGAAACCTCGTTTTGGTTGCGCCAGGCCATCGAACAACTACCCGAAAGTGACAGCGAAGTATTGCATTTGTTCTACTTCCACGAACGTTCAATTGAAGAAATTTGCCAACAAACCGGGCTTTCCGAATCCAACATCAAAAGCCGTTTGGCCCGTGCCCGTCAAAAATTAAAAGGGATCATCGAATCCCGTTTTGGTAGAGAACTGCTCAATTAA